In Myxococcus stipitatus, the following are encoded in one genomic region:
- a CDS encoding HAD family hydrolase: MKMESVEETLERIAREVELTPGGVLAFDGDGTLWSGDVGDELFMAVTGHDAVREQALPRLSAMAAAHGLETEGGASTLSRRLFSAFETGIVSQRDVCELGAWMFAGWRLDELRDFARGVVESHGLAHRIQRETHRVLDWARERDIPCYVVSASSLAVVEAAARVLGLPPENVVATTPQVSDGVVMADIVAPIPYGPGKVTCLRARTGRPLYAAFGDNVFDLEMLAASRVPVAVRPKARLVERADSLPSMVQLHPVPSH; this comes from the coding sequence ATGAAGATGGAGAGCGTGGAAGAGACGCTGGAGCGTATCGCCCGTGAGGTGGAGCTCACCCCCGGGGGCGTACTCGCGTTCGACGGAGACGGCACGCTGTGGAGCGGCGACGTGGGTGATGAGCTGTTCATGGCCGTGACGGGCCATGACGCCGTCCGGGAGCAGGCCCTGCCCCGGCTCTCCGCCATGGCCGCCGCGCATGGACTGGAGACCGAGGGCGGCGCCAGCACCCTCTCCCGCAGGCTCTTCTCCGCCTTCGAGACCGGCATCGTCTCCCAGCGCGACGTCTGCGAGCTGGGCGCGTGGATGTTCGCGGGCTGGCGTCTGGATGAACTGCGGGACTTCGCCCGCGGCGTGGTGGAGTCACACGGACTGGCCCACCGCATCCAACGCGAGACGCACCGCGTGTTGGACTGGGCACGAGAGCGTGACATTCCCTGTTACGTGGTGAGCGCCTCTTCCCTCGCGGTGGTCGAGGCCGCCGCGCGCGTCCTGGGCCTCCCCCCCGAGAACGTGGTGGCCACCACCCCCCAGGTCTCGGACGGCGTGGTGATGGCGGACATCGTCGCCCCCATCCCCTACGGGCCTGGAAAGGTCACCTGTCTGAGGGCTCGCACGGGGCGGCCCCTGTATGCGGCCTTCGGAGACAATGTCTTTGATTTGGAGATGCTGGCCGCCTCCCGGGTACCGGTGGCGGTGCGTCCCAAGGCGCGCCTGGTGGAGCGGGCCGACAGCCTGCCCTCGATGGTCCAGTTGCACCCGGTCCCCAGCCACTGA
- the fba gene encoding class II fructose-bisphosphate aldolase (catalyzes the reversible aldol condensation of dihydroxyacetonephosphate and glyceraldehyde 3-phosphate in the Calvin cycle, glycolysis, and/or gluconeogenesis) gives MPLIALRPLLDYAAANNFGVAALNVNNMEQIQAIMEAARATQSPVIIQASRGARKYTNDLFLRNLMQAAVELYPEIPIVMHQDHGNSPDTCVSAIRMGFTSVMMDGSLEDDGKTPSSYEYNVAVTREVVNVAHRFGVSVEGELGVLGSLEHGMGEKEDGHGAEGKLTLDQLLTDPDQAVDFVNRTGIDALAVAMGTSHGAYKFSRKPSGDVLAMSRIEEIHKKIPNCHLVMHGSSSVPKELCDIINANGGRIKETYGVPVEEIQRGIRAGVRKINVDTDNRLAITGAIRKAFFAKPEEFDPRYYLTPARAAMQAVCEERMKQFGQAGHAKKVPLVSLEQMARDYQAGKFGDNARPDTVVGSKKK, from the coding sequence ATGCCGCTCATCGCCCTGCGTCCCCTGCTCGACTACGCCGCCGCCAACAACTTCGGGGTCGCCGCGCTCAACGTCAACAACATGGAGCAGATCCAGGCCATCATGGAGGCCGCTCGCGCCACCCAGAGCCCGGTCATCATCCAGGCCTCGCGCGGGGCACGCAAGTACACCAATGACCTGTTCCTGCGGAACCTGATGCAGGCCGCGGTGGAGCTCTATCCGGAGATTCCCATCGTCATGCACCAGGACCATGGCAACTCGCCGGACACCTGTGTCAGCGCCATCCGAATGGGCTTCACCAGCGTGATGATGGACGGCTCGCTCGAGGACGACGGCAAGACGCCCTCCAGCTACGAGTACAACGTGGCCGTCACCCGCGAGGTGGTCAACGTGGCCCACCGCTTCGGCGTGTCCGTGGAAGGTGAGCTGGGCGTGCTCGGCTCGCTGGAGCACGGCATGGGTGAGAAGGAGGACGGCCACGGCGCCGAGGGCAAGCTCACGCTGGACCAGCTGCTCACCGACCCGGACCAGGCCGTGGACTTCGTCAACCGCACCGGCATCGACGCGCTCGCCGTCGCCATGGGCACCAGCCACGGCGCCTACAAGTTCTCCCGCAAGCCCAGCGGCGACGTGCTCGCCATGAGCCGCATCGAGGAGATCCACAAGAAGATCCCCAACTGTCACCTGGTGATGCACGGCTCCAGCTCCGTCCCCAAGGAGCTGTGTGACATCATCAACGCCAACGGCGGTCGCATCAAGGAGACCTACGGCGTGCCGGTGGAGGAGATTCAGCGCGGCATCCGCGCGGGCGTGAGGAAGATCAACGTCGACACGGACAACCGCCTCGCCATCACCGGCGCCATCCGAAAGGCGTTCTTCGCCAAGCCCGAGGAGTTCGACCCGCGCTACTACCTGACGCCCGCCCGCGCCGCGATGCAGGCCGTGTGCGAGGAGCGCATGAAGCAGTTCGGTCAGGCGGGCCACGCGAAGAAGGTGCCGCTCGTCTCGCTGGAGCAGATGGCGCGCGACTACCAGGCCGGCAAGTTCGGCGACAACGCGCGCCCCGACACGGTCGTCGGCTCGAAGAAGAAGTAG
- a CDS encoding NYN domain-containing protein has product MNGRTNEHRIALFLDFENLVTNTGISASNFDLQPSLDRLLEKGKVVFRRAYCDWSRFSDAKLGLHRFGVELIDVPPSTRAGKNGADMRLVIDALELCYARESIDTFVIASGDSDFCPLAYKLRENGRTVIGLAVKESTSPLFVNACDEFIYLRTRQRPEKGEKDKGRHGAAEEAGHGKRGRHGREATGRGSKAEGAQSAPSSGGKASAKSDVPQIAREVVQNLLARATGPVNPSLIKETIVRKEPDFDESEYGFATFAKLLAALEQEGVLRRIQQGRQWYVVGPDADLGGGEGGKGKKPGRARAEEEEELESYPDPEEDDPL; this is encoded by the coding sequence GTGAACGGTCGTACCAACGAGCATCGCATCGCTCTCTTCCTCGACTTCGAGAACCTCGTCACCAACACTGGAATCAGCGCCTCCAACTTCGACCTCCAGCCCTCGCTGGACCGGCTCCTGGAGAAGGGCAAGGTCGTCTTCCGCCGCGCGTACTGCGACTGGTCGCGCTTCAGTGACGCGAAGCTGGGGCTGCACCGGTTCGGCGTGGAGCTCATCGACGTGCCTCCCTCCACGCGCGCGGGGAAGAACGGCGCGGACATGCGCCTGGTCATCGACGCGCTGGAGCTGTGCTACGCGCGCGAGAGCATCGACACCTTCGTCATCGCCTCCGGCGACAGCGACTTCTGCCCCCTGGCGTACAAGCTGCGTGAGAATGGCCGCACCGTCATCGGCCTGGCGGTGAAGGAGTCCACGTCTCCCCTGTTCGTCAACGCGTGCGACGAGTTCATCTACCTGCGCACCCGTCAGCGCCCGGAGAAGGGTGAGAAGGACAAGGGCCGCCACGGAGCCGCCGAGGAGGCGGGCCACGGCAAGCGCGGCCGCCACGGGCGCGAGGCCACCGGCCGCGGAAGCAAGGCCGAGGGTGCCCAGTCCGCGCCCAGCTCGGGTGGCAAGGCGTCCGCCAAGTCGGACGTGCCGCAGATTGCCCGCGAGGTGGTGCAGAACCTGCTCGCCCGCGCGACGGGGCCGGTGAACCCCTCGCTCATCAAGGAGACCATCGTCCGCAAGGAGCCGGACTTCGACGAGAGCGAGTACGGCTTCGCCACCTTCGCCAAGCTGCTGGCCGCGCTGGAGCAGGAGGGAGTCCTGCGCCGCATCCAGCAGGGCCGCCAGTGGTACGTGGTGGGGCCCGACGCGGACCTGGGCGGCGGCGAGGGCGGCAAGGGCAAGAAGCCCGGCCGCGCCCGCGCCGAGGAGGAGGAGGAACTGGAGTCCTACCCCGACCCCGAAGAGGACGACCCCCTCTGA
- a CDS encoding PilZ domain-containing protein has protein sequence MQADTRDGTRGRESVLGYRVGTELTAVASFGNNDAPGRLVQLSLEHLTLHLDSDAMPRPGQAASVVLGQGERWATSLDAEVMEVRGGKPEVSLRFVSPPLDAGRRIVTVLEALRDNGLLLPPETRPVWKERIDREDRVARICEALVGRQARGVARTAQGQKVPVTAVYFDAMGARMGWRFDGPAPSGPFVVEAFGYSSVVHLEARDPHEEGGRVMVSLPAEVVRYRHRWLRRAPPSSPCTLSFNHPMWPQVHVRRPVLDLSYEGLAFMTEPGEDLLYPGLRQPVLEVAMEGMAPVRLRAEVRNISGTAEGRRCGMSVRPLDAEGARAWRALVEAQMHPSTRVEGDWGDATWKLFQGSGYFGLPGKSPEDFVEERPWFDATQERLEGRTRLGYRVVRPAGESLEATLSVVKPYEGTWMAHQLARQHVPGQRSSAREALRDIYLRGYEPTQVDPDVKWFIAFCEANVRWVRFTKFDFASWYEHTGQACLAPFRLMEAEVDREWEVPADVEVGPPTEAERARFFQEVERTRPVAYREALDLVPERFDLSRARMKWGEAGLGRERELRVARVQGRAVAMAVLESAQPGVNLFNVLDGVRMVTLGDDAQPETQRALLALLASASEWYRARGRRVFVHYVEAECVEYVERAALADLGEGKLWVISSALLPEFLEHLCESTTPRPAV, from the coding sequence ATGCAGGCGGACACACGGGACGGGACGCGCGGCCGGGAATCGGTGCTGGGCTACCGGGTGGGGACGGAACTGACCGCGGTGGCTTCGTTTGGAAACAACGATGCCCCGGGCCGTCTGGTGCAGCTGTCATTGGAGCACCTGACGTTGCACCTGGACTCGGACGCGATGCCGCGTCCAGGACAAGCTGCGTCGGTGGTGCTGGGCCAGGGTGAGCGTTGGGCCACGTCCCTGGACGCGGAGGTGATGGAGGTGCGCGGCGGCAAACCCGAGGTGAGCCTGCGCTTCGTCTCTCCTCCGCTGGACGCGGGCCGCCGCATCGTCACCGTGCTGGAGGCGCTGCGCGACAACGGGTTGCTGTTGCCTCCGGAGACGCGGCCGGTCTGGAAGGAGCGCATCGACCGCGAGGACCGCGTCGCGCGCATCTGCGAGGCGCTGGTGGGCCGGCAGGCGCGAGGCGTGGCGCGCACGGCGCAGGGCCAGAAGGTCCCCGTGACGGCTGTCTACTTCGACGCGATGGGCGCGCGCATGGGCTGGCGCTTCGACGGGCCCGCGCCCTCCGGGCCGTTCGTGGTGGAGGCGTTCGGCTACAGCAGCGTGGTGCACCTGGAGGCCAGGGACCCTCACGAGGAGGGCGGCCGGGTGATGGTGTCGCTGCCCGCGGAGGTGGTGCGCTACCGCCACCGCTGGCTGCGCCGCGCTCCGCCCAGCAGCCCCTGCACGCTGTCCTTCAACCACCCCATGTGGCCGCAGGTCCACGTGCGCCGGCCGGTGCTGGACTTGTCCTATGAGGGCCTGGCCTTCATGACGGAGCCGGGCGAGGACCTGCTGTACCCGGGGCTGCGTCAGCCGGTGCTCGAGGTGGCCATGGAAGGCATGGCGCCGGTGCGGCTGCGCGCGGAGGTGCGCAACATCTCCGGCACCGCGGAGGGACGCCGGTGCGGCATGTCCGTGCGCCCGCTGGACGCGGAGGGTGCCCGGGCGTGGCGCGCGCTGGTGGAGGCGCAGATGCATCCGTCCACCCGCGTGGAAGGCGACTGGGGCGACGCGACGTGGAAGCTCTTCCAGGGCTCCGGCTACTTCGGCCTGCCCGGCAAGTCGCCCGAGGACTTCGTGGAGGAGCGCCCCTGGTTCGACGCCACGCAGGAGCGGCTGGAGGGCCGCACGCGGCTGGGCTACCGGGTGGTGCGCCCCGCGGGTGAGTCGCTGGAGGCCACGCTGTCGGTAGTGAAGCCTTACGAGGGCACGTGGATGGCGCACCAATTGGCGCGTCAGCACGTGCCCGGCCAGCGCTCCTCGGCGCGCGAGGCGCTGCGCGACATCTACCTGCGTGGCTACGAGCCCACGCAGGTGGACCCGGACGTGAAGTGGTTCATCGCCTTCTGCGAGGCGAACGTGCGCTGGGTGCGCTTCACCAAGTTCGACTTCGCCAGCTGGTACGAGCACACGGGCCAGGCGTGCCTGGCGCCCTTCCGGTTGATGGAAGCGGAGGTGGACCGGGAGTGGGAGGTGCCCGCGGACGTGGAGGTGGGCCCGCCCACCGAGGCGGAGCGCGCGCGCTTCTTCCAGGAGGTCGAGCGCACGCGCCCGGTGGCCTACCGCGAGGCGCTGGACCTGGTGCCCGAGCGCTTCGACCTGTCACGCGCGAGGATGAAGTGGGGCGAGGCGGGCCTGGGCCGCGAGCGCGAGCTGCGCGTGGCGCGGGTGCAGGGCCGCGCGGTGGCGATGGCGGTGCTGGAGTCGGCGCAGCCGGGCGTCAACCTCTTCAACGTGCTCGACGGCGTGCGGATGGTGACGTTGGGAGACGACGCGCAGCCCGAGACGCAGCGGGCGCTGCTGGCGCTGCTGGCGAGCGCGTCGGAGTGGTACCGGGCGCGAGGCCGCCGCGTGTTCGTCCACTACGTGGAGGCGGAGTGCGTGGAGTACGTGGAGCGCGCCGCCCTCGCGGACCTGGGCGAGGGCAAGCTGTGGGTCATCTCCTCCGCGCTCCTGCCGGAGTTCCTCGAGCACCTCTGCGAGTCCACCACGCCGCGCCCGGCCGTCTGA